A stretch of Campylobacter gracilis DNA encodes these proteins:
- the rplU gene encoding 50S ribosomal protein L21, whose protein sequence is MYAIIKHGGKQYKVEEGNYLNLDHFNAEPKAKLELSEVLALNDGELKVGAPFVKGAKVVLEVVCEGKDKKVVIFKKRRRKDSKVKRGFRRQYTRVKVVSINA, encoded by the coding sequence ATGTATGCTATCATCAAACACGGCGGCAAGCAGTATAAGGTCGAAGAGGGCAACTACCTAAATTTAGACCATTTTAATGCTGAGCCGAAAGCAAAGCTCGAGCTTAGCGAAGTTTTAGCGCTAAACGACGGCGAGTTAAAGGTAGGAGCACCGTTCGTAAAGGGTGCCAAGGTGGTTTTGGAAGTCGTTTGCGAAGGCAAGGATAAAAAAGTCGTTATCTTCAAAAAACGCAGACGTAAAGATTCAAAAGTAAAACGCGGCTTCAGACGCCAATACACCCGCGTCAAAGTCGTTTCGATTAACGCATAA
- the rplM gene encoding 50S ribosomal protein L13 has translation MTEITKPSEVKRDWVVIDATDKRFGRMLTEVAVLLRGKHKPSYTPNVDCGDYVVIINASKAVFTGNNKGDDKLYHSYSGYFGSVKSVKFQDLLKNNPAKLYRLAVRGMLPKTKLGKAMIKKLFVYEGGEHPHTAQTTKKGK, from the coding sequence ATGACAGAAATTACAAAGCCTAGCGAAGTTAAGCGCGACTGGGTCGTTATCGACGCGACCGACAAAAGATTCGGTAGGATGCTTACCGAAGTTGCGGTATTGCTACGCGGCAAACACAAACCAAGCTACACTCCAAACGTGGATTGCGGAGACTACGTCGTTATCATCAACGCTTCAAAAGCCGTATTTACCGGCAATAACAAAGGCGACGATAAACTTTATCACAGCTACTCGGGCTATTTCGGAAGCGTAAAGAGCGTGAAATTTCAAGACCTGCTTAAAAACAATCCCGCAAAGCTCTACAGACTTGCGGTTCGCGGCATGCTTCCTAAGACGAAGCTCGGCAAGGCGATGATCAAAAAGCTATTCGTATATGAAGGCGGCGAGCACCCTCATACTGCGCAAACAACTAAAAAAGGAAAATAA
- a CDS encoding OmpA family protein, with product MKKVLLALSLCASGALFASDADYHWEITPTVGGMTHEGNMDLDSNFMFGLRLAKNLQNSFIDQLEAGFDYSRHIGVEDLAYRAGNAKPSARYYHINAVKDLVNFTDNFKLYGLLGLGYMDYTKDVYNDGDQDSGFGQYGLGLKYYITDNFATKLEARDAIRFDDGNHVLFYTLGFAVDFGKRYADAAPAAAPAPTGCKDADNDGVCDNVDRCPGTPAGVVVDEYGCEKVIRLNLGVNFATDSSKISPEFMNQIKNVSDVLVAHPDYKVILEGHTDSTGSNAYNQKLSERRAAAVGGALKSFGVDASRITTVGYGETKPIATNATKAGRAQNRRVDAKFRK from the coding sequence ATGAAGAAAGTTCTACTTGCATTAAGCTTATGTGCATCCGGCGCATTGTTCGCTAGCGATGCTGATTATCACTGGGAGATCACCCCTACTGTTGGCGGAATGACTCATGAGGGCAATATGGATTTAGATTCGAATTTTATGTTCGGTCTACGCCTTGCTAAAAACCTACAGAATTCATTCATCGATCAATTAGAGGCAGGTTTCGATTACTCTCGTCATATCGGGGTAGAGGATCTAGCTTACAGAGCTGGTAATGCTAAGCCTAGCGCTAGATACTACCACATCAATGCTGTAAAAGACTTGGTAAATTTCACCGATAATTTCAAGCTATACGGTTTGCTAGGTCTTGGATATATGGATTACACTAAAGATGTTTACAACGATGGTGATCAAGATAGCGGCTTCGGTCAATACGGCTTGGGTCTAAAGTACTACATTACCGACAATTTCGCTACAAAACTTGAGGCACGCGATGCTATCAGATTTGACGACGGCAACCACGTATTGTTCTATACTCTAGGCTTTGCAGTTGATTTTGGCAAGAGATATGCTGATGCAGCTCCAGCTGCCGCTCCGGCTCCTACAGGCTGCAAAGATGCAGATAACGACGGCGTATGCGATAATGTCGATAGATGCCCAGGCACACCTGCTGGTGTAGTTGTAGATGAATATGGTTGCGAGAAGGTTATTAGATTAAATTTGGGCGTAAATTTCGCTACAGATAGCTCAAAAATTTCCCCTGAGTTTATGAATCAGATCAAAAACGTAAGTGACGTGCTAGTAGCTCACCCTGATTACAAAGTAATCTTAGAGGGTCACACCGATAGCACCGGTTCGAACGCATATAATCAAAAGCTTTCCGAGCGCAGAGCTGCTGCAGTTGGAGGTGCGCTTAAGAGCTTCGGCGTAGATGCCAGCAGAATCACCACTGTAGGATACGGCGAGACTAAGCCTATCGCTACAAACGCTACTAAAGCAGGTCGCGCTCAAAATAGACGCGTAGATGCTAAATTTAGAAAATAA
- a CDS encoding HAD family hydrolase encodes MLKFQTTLLFDLDGTLIDSTPAILDGFHYAFAHLGVAEPSDEAIKKLIGHPLEVMFERLGVTRDVQNFVLAYKQRYAQTFLDQTVLLSGAFEAVRTASEFTNLGVVTTKTSKFSKILLQHLGIAEFFGTIVGREDVQDPKPSAEPILKALENLGICGATASKSPHAARGKTHDATADENTSAASRSAILSEISVPDLKSLPALDPNPSKVYEQNLSSIASQNSDRISFKNLSEAKSDGYEAGDKGQKSGVSIEGESDKGGARGGEIYDAHELNSTTCYDKICSDEILPSVSQNIFMIGDTLLDAIAAKSAAVRSVGVSCGYGNASELRAYFEFVCADAKEAVELIREISSKF; translated from the coding sequence ATGCTAAAATTCCAAACCACTCTGCTTTTCGATCTCGATGGTACGCTCATAGACTCCACGCCCGCGATACTGGACGGCTTTCACTACGCGTTTGCGCATTTGGGCGTTGCAGAGCCTAGCGATGAAGCGATTAAAAAGCTTATCGGACATCCGTTAGAGGTAATGTTTGAGCGTCTAGGTGTGACGCGCGATGTGCAGAATTTCGTGCTCGCCTACAAACAGCGATACGCGCAGACTTTTTTGGATCAGACCGTTCTGCTAAGCGGTGCGTTCGAAGCGGTTCGCACGGCGAGCGAGTTTACAAATTTAGGCGTCGTGACAACCAAGACGTCGAAATTTTCTAAAATTTTATTGCAGCATCTTGGTATCGCGGAATTTTTTGGCACCATCGTCGGACGAGAGGACGTGCAAGATCCCAAACCAAGCGCCGAACCGATCTTAAAGGCGCTCGAAAATTTAGGAATTTGCGGCGCGACCGCTAGCAAAAGCCCGCATGCGGCTCGCGGTAAAACTCACGACGCGACTGCCGATGAAAATACAAGCGCTGCTAGCAGGAGCGCGATTTTGAGTGAAATTTCAGTGCCTGATTTAAAGAGTCTTCCTGCGCTTGATCCTAATCCTAGCAAAGTTTACGAGCAAAATTTAAGTAGCATCGCGAGTCAAAATTCCGATAGAATTTCGTTTAAAAATTTAAGCGAAGCAAAGAGCGATGGATACGAGGCTGGCGATAAGGGTCAAAAGAGCGGTGTCAGCATCGAGGGCGAGAGCGATAAAGGCGGCGCGCGCGGCGGTGAAATTTATGATGCACATGAGCTAAATTCCACTACTTGTTATGACAAAATTTGCAGTGACGAAATCCTGCCTTCTGTAAGCCAAAATATCTTTATGATCGGCGATACGCTACTTGACGCCATCGCGGCAAAGTCGGCAGCGGTGCGAAGCGTGGGCGTAAGCTGCGGCTACGGCAATGCCTCGGAGCTACGGGCGTATTTCGAGTTCGTATGCGCGGACGCAAAAGAGGCGGTTGAGTTGATACGCGAAATTTCATCGAAATTTTAG
- a CDS encoding RecB-like helicase, with product MAKFENYLALEASAGSGKTFNLAVRFIELVLKGEPINEILALTFTKKAAAEMKTRIVEKFQNLLIVRDGALVPSPELAQICEDLNMSADEVLAAQRRLLPKFLNESLNVFTFDAFFAKALRSFALNSGIDPGFENDESILGVQQREFLSAICKDGAILREVVDYVSDSGMTKSEFLNSLQSIWRGDISINLPTLPASSALAEINEILSCLQKAARDAGVSAGAVNGLSPVSDLSKLSSGFILSALANGSFDYPRSQLKKISHFDGELARLKDAVAREIAWMDATYAVKLAGLIKIYAEALKSVQRKSGKLTFGDVTAAVHSLLNPSAEALQGNRELLYFRLDSKITHILIDEFQDTDICQYEIMLPLISEALAGKGAEERCGSFFYVGDKKQSIYKFRGAERKIFDILREQFSQIKTQSLPRNYRSLKLIVKFVNEILRDKFASYEDQIAANKLDSDLPASVLQKIKDYPLSHPRMPLFEVQSDDYGYVAAFSYDDVLKGAAEQARRLVEECGVRADDIAILCWKNEHVSALKEMLSEFCEVCSGSNKALRCSEQVNAVIQYAKFCVGGDEIYLRNAEAILGRRLKKIAADLHKNAQKTAEFIASALKLNFVDPDLLLFFETLAKFNSFSEYLFANDETEVFAKEESGIKIMTVHKSKGLQFPHVIVCDRIGGKDRGESSKLATDYDFTTHKWRIFYKFASRKSLDAEFAALMDENDRSAHEEDINKLYVAFTRAERSLIIVKRSESKIDQYNYSFFSPYAKKTKGAGVVEWLDIPDFQYGYVIPSSVKSEEKPPQKKVALVVGEPQGAQEKAGGGETEALSAIYFGEALHYALEMSEGFAADEILRGVSLAKGRYAKFLNDADFENIAARALGLSKNEEFLTLIKGAQAYKEMPIKSAEGELLRVDLACFRRDEILLFDYKSSEKYLAQNKAQVARYKSVIREFYPHARVCAFVLALEAASARLIEVNDEG from the coding sequence ATGGCAAAATTTGAAAATTATCTGGCGCTTGAAGCAAGCGCAGGCAGCGGCAAGACCTTCAATCTCGCAGTAAGGTTCATCGAGCTGGTGCTAAAAGGCGAGCCGATCAATGAAATTTTAGCTCTTACTTTTACCAAAAAAGCTGCTGCTGAGATGAAAACGCGCATCGTGGAGAAATTTCAAAATTTGCTTATCGTGCGCGACGGCGCTCTTGTGCCAAGCCCCGAGCTGGCGCAAATTTGCGAGGATCTGAATATGAGCGCGGATGAGGTTTTGGCGGCGCAGCGGCGCCTACTACCTAAATTTTTAAACGAGAGCCTAAACGTCTTTACCTTTGATGCGTTTTTTGCAAAGGCTCTGCGCTCGTTTGCGCTAAATAGCGGCATCGATCCCGGATTTGAAAACGATGAAAGCATACTAGGCGTGCAGCAGCGGGAGTTTTTAAGCGCGATCTGTAAAGACGGCGCCATTTTAAGGGAGGTCGTGGATTATGTAAGCGACTCGGGAATGACAAAGAGCGAGTTTTTAAATAGCTTGCAAAGCATTTGGAGAGGCGATATAAGCATAAATCTGCCCACGCTTCCTGCAAGCTCGGCGCTAGCAGAGATAAATGAAATTTTATCCTGCTTGCAAAAAGCGGCGAGAGATGCGGGCGTAAGCGCTGGAGCCGTAAATGGGCTAAGCCCTGTTAGCGATTTGTCAAAATTATCTTCGGGTTTCATTCTTTCGGCTCTTGCCAACGGCAGCTTCGATTATCCGCGCTCGCAGCTTAAAAAAATTTCGCATTTTGACGGCGAGTTAGCAAGGCTAAAAGACGCCGTAGCTCGCGAAATAGCGTGGATGGATGCGACATATGCGGTTAAGCTGGCAGGACTAATTAAAATTTATGCCGAAGCGCTTAAATCGGTGCAGCGCAAAAGCGGCAAGCTCACGTTCGGTGATGTCACTGCAGCCGTGCACTCGCTGCTAAATCCAAGCGCAGAGGCGTTACAGGGCAACCGCGAGCTTTTGTATTTCAGGCTCGATTCTAAAATCACACATATTTTAATTGACGAATTCCAAGATACCGACATTTGCCAGTATGAAATTATGCTGCCGCTAATCTCTGAGGCGCTTGCTGGCAAAGGAGCGGAAGAGCGCTGCGGTAGCTTTTTTTACGTAGGCGATAAAAAACAGAGCATCTATAAATTTCGCGGCGCAGAGAGAAAAATTTTTGATATTTTGCGCGAGCAGTTTAGTCAAATCAAAACGCAGAGCCTGCCGCGCAATTATCGCAGTTTAAAACTTATCGTAAAATTTGTAAATGAGATCTTGCGCGATAAATTTGCGTCTTATGAAGATCAAATCGCGGCAAATAAGCTAGATAGCGATCTGCCTGCTTCGGTGCTGCAAAAAATCAAGGACTATCCGCTTTCTCATCCGCGAATGCCGCTATTTGAGGTACAAAGCGACGATTACGGCTATGTAGCAGCGTTTTCATACGACGACGTGCTAAAGGGGGCTGCGGAGCAAGCGCGCAGGCTTGTTGAGGAGTGCGGCGTGAGAGCTGATGATATCGCGATTTTATGCTGGAAAAACGAGCATGTAAGCGCACTAAAAGAGATGCTATCAGAATTCTGCGAGGTTTGCAGCGGCTCAAATAAGGCTCTGCGTTGCAGCGAGCAGGTAAATGCCGTAATTCAATACGCGAAATTTTGCGTAGGTGGCGATGAAATTTATCTACGAAACGCCGAAGCGATTTTAGGGAGGCGGCTTAAAAAAATAGCGGCCGATCTGCATAAAAATGCGCAAAAAACGGCAGAATTTATCGCTAGCGCGCTGAAATTAAATTTTGTCGATCCGGATCTACTGCTATTTTTTGAGACGCTGGCAAAATTTAATAGTTTTAGCGAGTATCTGTTTGCAAACGACGAAACGGAGGTATTTGCCAAGGAAGAAAGCGGCATTAAAATTATGACCGTGCATAAGTCCAAGGGGCTTCAGTTTCCGCATGTAATCGTCTGCGACCGCATCGGAGGAAAAGACCGGGGCGAGAGCTCAAAGCTCGCGACGGACTATGATTTTACCACGCATAAGTGGAGAATTTTTTATAAATTTGCGAGCAGAAAGAGCCTGGATGCGGAATTTGCAGCATTAATGGATGAAAACGATCGCTCTGCGCATGAAGAGGACATAAACAAGCTCTACGTGGCATTTACTCGCGCTGAACGCTCGCTCATCATCGTAAAACGCTCCGAGTCAAAAATAGATCAATACAATTATAGCTTTTTTTCGCCTTACGCCAAAAAGACCAAGGGTGCGGGCGTCGTGGAGTGGCTGGATATCCCGGATTTTCAATACGGCTACGTAATCCCAAGCTCCGTAAAATCAGAAGAGAAGCCGCCGCAAAAAAAGGTCGCGCTCGTAGTGGGCGAGCCTCAAGGCGCGCAAGAAAAAGCAGGCGGTGGCGAAACGGAGGCGCTAAGCGCGATATATTTCGGCGAGGCGCTTCATTATGCTCTGGAGATGAGCGAAGGCTTTGCCGCAGATGAAATTTTACGAGGAGTAAGCCTGGCAAAAGGTCGCTACGCTAAATTTTTAAATGACGCGGATTTTGAAAATATCGCTGCGCGGGCGCTAGGACTAAGCAAAAACGAGGAATTTTTGACTCTGATAAAGGGCGCTCAAGCTTATAAAGAGATGCCGATAAAAAGCGCGGAGGGTGAACTTTTGCGCGTGGATCTGGCGTGCTTTAGGCGGGATGAAATTTTGCTTTTTGATTACAAGAGCTCCGAAAAATACCTCGCGCAAAACAAAGCTCAAGTGGCGCGATATAAAAGCGTGATCCGCGAGTTTTATCCGCATGCGCGAGTGTGCGCCTTCGTGCTGGCTCTCGAAGCTGCGAGTGCTAGGCTGATCGAAGTGAATGATGAGGGATAA
- a CDS encoding response regulator transcription factor, giving the protein MSCALKELDVLLVEDDTKLLASLHKAFEGIFNNVYNAQNGLEGVKKFKKFSPNLVITDILMPIEDGLEMIRQIKQIFPHAPIVVLSGFSREEQLKGVMEIGVERYYFKPVDIAAFVLEISALMKSKLDSVRVVNMGAGYVFDGLRCILLKDGEQIVLTKKELSFVSLLASRVGELVLYDEIKHYVWTEGAVSGTALRTFVKRIRDKVSGEIIKNVPSLGYKIELEPA; this is encoded by the coding sequence ATGAGCTGCGCTTTAAAAGAGCTGGACGTCTTGCTAGTCGAGGATGATACTAAATTACTAGCCTCGCTGCATAAGGCGTTTGAGGGTATTTTTAATAACGTTTACAATGCCCAAAACGGGCTTGAAGGTGTAAAAAAATTCAAAAAATTTAGTCCTAATCTCGTCATTACCGACATTCTAATGCCGATCGAGGATGGGCTTGAGATGATACGTCAGATTAAGCAGATCTTTCCACATGCCCCTATCGTGGTGCTTAGCGGCTTCAGTAGGGAGGAGCAGCTAAAAGGCGTTATGGAGATTGGCGTCGAGCGGTATTACTTTAAACCGGTAGATATCGCCGCATTTGTGTTAGAGATAAGTGCGCTAATGAAGTCTAAGCTGGACTCTGTACGAGTCGTAAATATGGGCGCAGGCTACGTATTTGACGGGCTTCGCTGTATTTTGCTGAAGGATGGCGAGCAGATCGTGCTTACTAAAAAGGAGCTTTCTTTTGTCTCGCTGCTAGCCAGTCGCGTGGGCGAGCTGGTGCTTTACGACGAGATCAAGCATTATGTCTGGACCGAAGGAGCCGTGAGCGGTACGGCGCTTCGTACCTTCGTCAAGCGTATCCGCGATAAAGTGAGTGGAGAAATCATAAAAAACGTCCCGAGCCTGGGATACAAGATCGAGCTTGAGCCCGCTTAA
- the rpsI gene encoding 30S ribosomal protein S9: MATIYATGKRKTAVAKVWVKPGSGKIVVNGMDLNTWLGGHEAIKLRVVQPLLATKQETSMDITAQTLGGGYSAQADALKHGISKALAAMDKDFRAALKPKGLLTRDSRVVERKKFGRRKARRSPQFSKR, encoded by the coding sequence ATGGCGACAATTTATGCAACCGGAAAGAGAAAAACTGCCGTAGCTAAGGTTTGGGTAAAACCTGGAAGCGGCAAGATCGTAGTAAACGGTATGGATCTAAACACCTGGCTAGGCGGTCACGAAGCGATCAAGCTAAGGGTTGTTCAGCCGCTTTTGGCGACTAAACAAGAGACCTCGATGGACATCACCGCGCAGACTTTGGGTGGCGGATATTCGGCTCAAGCGGATGCGCTAAAGCACGGAATTTCAAAAGCGCTTGCCGCGATGGATAAGGATTTTAGAGCGGCTCTTAAGCCAAAAGGTCTGCTAACTCGCGATAGTCGCGTGGTCGAGCGAAAGAAATTCGGTCGCCGCAAAGCGCGTAGAAGTCCGCAGTTCTCTAAGAGATAA
- a CDS encoding DUF411 domain-containing protein, which translates to MKKILFAGALLAALGSYAAAGEHIKVYHGESCGCCHNWAKYMEQNGFEVEMISLADEPLIQKKNELKLPLELASCHTAIIDGYVVEGHMPAGEIRTLLKNKPKDVIGIAVPGMPLEAPGMEQGSQPEVYDVVAFKKDGSYQSIATYKGKEKIK; encoded by the coding sequence ATGAAGAAAATTTTATTTGCAGGTGCGCTTTTAGCGGCATTAGGTAGCTATGCGGCGGCGGGCGAACACATCAAGGTCTATCACGGCGAGAGCTGCGGCTGTTGTCACAACTGGGCAAAATATATGGAGCAAAATGGCTTTGAAGTCGAGATGATTTCGCTTGCCGACGAGCCGCTTATCCAGAAGAAGAATGAGCTCAAGCTTCCGCTGGAGCTCGCTAGCTGCCACACCGCGATCATAGATGGGTATGTAGTCGAAGGGCATATGCCAGCAGGTGAGATCCGCACATTACTAAAAAATAAGCCTAAAGACGTTATCGGCATAGCAGTACCTGGCATGCCGCTAGAAGCGCCAGGTATGGAGCAAGGCTCACAGCCCGAGGTCTATGATGTGGTAGCGTTTAAAAAAGACGGCTCGTATCAAAGCATCGCCACTTACAAAGGCAAAGAAAAAATCAAATAA
- a CDS encoding RecB family exonuclease, with amino-acid sequence MKNLPSKNLFVYTSSRALRAALQNESGGVLAPRITLAEFYEKALFVPDLVACGEIDRALFMKQAVSESKRAGERLKFPNELYEFMRNREYLFGFFKELATERVSIDALDLSDTYAWYAEHFEILRKLAGAYARILREHGFYDEITLPALYELNESYLRGFERIEINIDGNPSAFEFEVFKRAAELSEVVLSFRATTLNSKPVRAVEELCGISLELGFAYRVNLSTGEISSRELLSVGGAVVCRGFELRSLQASYVFEKISSFVRAGIAPESIAVILPDESFAGTLRLYDERIARARGSHRMLNFAMGEKLKDNLFYVTLEKISQCLKEARTPKFGVDYRAFKSPDGGFLDAEDSAVQQNLALGNFASDNSASQNFAQQNSAFDCEIFSNSKTDLNFMSAREFENTENFEILREISAERANSAEEQSFSLDLAEFQEPLECAQQRDYSVSAKRQEPSRKQQGSLRYSMQLEHIELEEEDGYSKSPKQRDRFRRSKIREGADEYPQRSNPQELDLFFASVGVDEALFGEFACDFAKQVSFEHFEALITKLACLPKISDALLQEKLKEPLYLIKILLRKFKDENLSLGNLIDLFLLEISRIKLDDVRGGKVTVMGLLESRGLQFDGVIIPDFNDDLVPKRSSGEMFLNSALRARAGLISHADRENLQRFYYDGLLRGAKKSAICYLQSVEKLPSRFLKSFEVQQDAEFSQEDYLRLFGREEFKPALCGQEDPVARHDFFAEELSFSRLDTFLECKRKYYYRYVFGLKEGLKFGEDNALLGKILHTSFQRLYERAGMKFSMEKFRSIYSQLAREAGIARFDVELELKAVEKLARLLEGHEQIWSFSGSEVSLKGELDGVRLSGRIDRIDEDKAGRKFIIDYKRGSAKKHMEKFQLTFYRALLAQECECAYLSLKDCAFAAPGDKTPSLENLRETLSSIGKEFASEVAFTRTEAVQSCEYCDYKIICKGQIDGKI; translated from the coding sequence TTGAAAAATTTGCCCTCTAAAAATCTCTTTGTCTACACTAGCTCGCGTGCGCTACGCGCGGCGCTGCAAAACGAGAGCGGCGGCGTGTTGGCGCCCAGGATTACGTTGGCGGAATTCTACGAAAAGGCGCTTTTTGTGCCGGATCTTGTCGCTTGCGGTGAGATAGACCGCGCGCTTTTTATGAAACAAGCGGTGAGCGAGAGCAAGCGCGCGGGCGAGAGGCTTAAATTCCCTAACGAGCTTTACGAGTTTATGCGCAACCGCGAGTATCTTTTCGGTTTTTTCAAGGAGCTTGCGACGGAGCGCGTGAGTATCGATGCGCTCGATCTTAGCGACACCTACGCGTGGTACGCCGAGCATTTTGAAATTCTGCGAAAGCTAGCGGGGGCGTATGCAAGGATTTTGCGCGAGCATGGATTTTACGACGAGATCACGCTGCCCGCGCTTTATGAGCTAAACGAGTCCTATCTGCGCGGATTTGAACGGATAGAAATTAACATCGACGGCAATCCTAGCGCATTTGAGTTCGAGGTTTTTAAGCGCGCTGCGGAGCTGAGCGAGGTCGTACTGAGCTTTAGAGCCACGACTTTAAATTCCAAGCCCGTGCGCGCGGTGGAGGAGCTTTGCGGCATAAGCCTAGAGTTAGGTTTTGCCTACCGCGTAAATCTTAGTACGGGTGAAATTTCAAGCCGAGAGCTGCTAAGCGTGGGCGGAGCGGTTGTGTGTAGAGGCTTTGAGCTGCGAAGCTTGCAGGCGAGCTACGTTTTTGAAAAAATTTCATCCTTTGTGCGCGCGGGCATCGCGCCGGAGAGCATCGCGGTGATTTTGCCCGACGAGAGCTTTGCCGGCACGCTGCGGCTTTATGACGAGCGCATCGCAAGGGCTCGCGGCTCGCACCGCATGCTAAATTTTGCGATGGGAGAGAAGCTTAAAGATAACCTATTTTATGTAACGCTAGAGAAAATTTCGCAATGCTTAAAAGAAGCACGCACGCCGAAATTTGGCGTAGATTACCGCGCATTCAAAAGTCCGGATGGAGGATTTTTGGATGCGGAGGATTCCGCAGTACAGCAAAATTTAGCGCTAGGGAATTTCGCTTCTGATAATTCTGCATCGCAAAATTTCGCACAGCAAAATTCCGCGTTTGATTGCGAAATTTTTTCAAATTCTAAAACGGATTTAAATTTTATGTCTGCACGAGAGTTTGAAAATACGGAAAATTTTGAAATTCTGCGCGAAATTTCGGCGGAACGCGCGAATAGCGCGGAGGAGCAAAGTTTTTCGCTAGATCTTGCAGAGTTTCAAGAGCCCTTGGAGTGTGCGCAGCAGCGCGATTATTCGGTTAGTGCAAAACGGCAGGAGCCTTCAAGGAAGCAGCAAGGGAGCCTACGATACTCTATGCAACTGGAGCATATAGAGCTTGAGGAAGAAGATGGGTATTCAAAAAGCCCTAAACAGCGCGATCGCTTTAGGCGCTCTAAAATACGCGAGGGCGCAGATGAGTATCCGCAGCGCTCAAACCCACAGGAGCTTGATCTATTTTTTGCGAGTGTGGGCGTGGATGAGGCACTTTTTGGTGAGTTCGCATGCGATTTTGCAAAGCAAGTAAGCTTCGAGCATTTCGAGGCGCTAATTACCAAGCTCGCCTGTTTACCCAAAATTAGTGACGCGCTGCTGCAAGAAAAGCTAAAAGAGCCGCTATATCTAATTAAAATTTTGCTTCGAAAATTTAAGGACGAAAACCTAAGCTTGGGCAATCTAATCGATCTTTTTTTGTTAGAAATTTCGCGCATTAAGCTTGATGATGTTCGTGGCGGAAAGGTCACGGTAATGGGGCTTTTAGAGAGCCGTGGGCTACAATTTGACGGCGTGATAATCCCCGATTTTAACGATGATCTGGTGCCAAAGCGCAGTAGCGGAGAGATGTTTTTAAACTCCGCTTTGCGCGCTAGAGCGGGGCTCATCAGCCACGCAGACCGCGAAAATTTGCAAAGATTTTACTACGACGGCTTGCTAAGAGGCGCTAAAAAAAGCGCGATTTGCTATCTGCAAAGCGTCGAGAAACTGCCTTCGCGGTTTTTGAAAAGCTTTGAAGTGCAACAAGACGCGGAATTTTCGCAGGAGGATTATTTGCGGCTTTTTGGGAGAGAGGAATTTAAGCCCGCCTTATGCGGACAAGAAGATCCCGTGGCTCGCCATGATTTTTTTGCCGAGGAGCTGTCGTTTTCGCGGCTGGATACGTTTTTAGAATGCAAGAGGAAGTATTATTACCGCTACGTTTTCGGGCTGAAGGAGGGGCTAAAATTTGGCGAGGATAATGCGCTTTTAGGTAAAATTTTACATACGAGTTTTCAGCGTTTATATGAGCGAGCAGGAATGAAATTTAGTATGGAAAAATTCCGCTCTATTTATTCGCAGCTTGCGCGAGAAGCGGGCATCGCGCGCTTTGATGTGGAGCTTGAGCTAAAAGCTGTAGAAAAGCTAGCTAGGCTTTTGGAAGGGCATGAGCAAATTTGGAGCTTTAGCGGTAGTGAAGTATCGCTAAAAGGCGAGCTTGACGGAGTGCGGCTGAGCGGGCGGATCGACCGTATCGACGAAGATAAGGCAGGGCGGAAGTTCATCATCGATTACAAACGTGGTTCAGCTAAAAAGCATATGGAAAAATTTCAGCTTACGTTTTATCGCGCGCTTTTAGCCCAGGAATGCGAATGCGCCTATCTGTCGCTAAAAGATTGCGCGTTTGCAGCTCCTGGCGACAAAACGCCTAGCTTAGAAAATCTGCGCGAGACGCTAAGCTCTATCGGCAAGGAATTTGCAAGCGAGGTTGCTTTTACGCGCACGGAGGCGGTGCAAAGCTGCGAATACTGCGATTATAAAATCATTTGCAAGGGGCAGATCGATGGCAAAATTTGA